Proteins found in one Sorghum bicolor cultivar BTx623 chromosome 1, Sorghum_bicolor_NCBIv3, whole genome shotgun sequence genomic segment:
- the LOC110431945 gene encoding uncharacterized protein LOC110431945, with protein sequence MKGRPPFFSHSADPMQAEDWLKAVEKQLVIAQCNDREKVLYGSGQLQGAAQDWWDSYCFAHQDPDTITWDEFKVAFKTHHVPAGLVKLKKKEFLSLKQGSMTVCEYRDKFTQLSRYCPNEVENDEDKQDHFLEGLNDGLSYMMSNVKYASFQEMVDRALVLESKRRKMEDKKRKYNSSQQQAGASRPRYNNQQGPQSRPAYQSGNQGQQQNVRYSNQSQQTSQRYNNNQVQRPASQAPRQNAPAPSGSRQN encoded by the coding sequence atgaagggacgtccaccgttcttctcccactcagctgatcctatgcaagctgaggattggcttaaggcagtggagaagcagctggtcattgctcagtgcaatgacagGGAGAAGGTTCTGTATGGCTCTGGGCAGCTTCAGGGAGCCGCACAGGACTGGTGGGATTCATACTGCTTTGCACATCAGGACCCGGATACTATCACTTGGGATGAGTTCAAAGTCGCCTTCAAGACCCATCATGTGCCTGCTGGATTGGTGAAgctgaagaagaaggagtttctgtctctgaagcagggctccatgacagtttgtgagtaccgtgacaagttcactcagttgtcgcggtattgccccaatgaagtggagaatgatgaagacaagCAAGATCACTTTCTGGAAGGTTTGAATGATGGTCTGTCCTACATGATGTcgaatgtcaagtatgccagtttccaggagatggtggacagggcattggtgcttgagagcaagcgccgtaagatggaggacaagaagaggaagtataaCTCCTCTCAGCAGCAGGCTGGTGCCAGTCGTCCCCGCTACAACAATCAGCAGGGCCCTCAGTCTCGCCCTGCATATCAGTCTGGCAACCAAGGACAGCAACAGAATGTCAGGTACAGCAACCAGAGTCAGCAGACGAGCCAGCGCTACAACAACAACCAAGTGCAGCGCCCCGCTAGTCAGGCGCCTCGCCAGAATGCCCCAGCACCATCAGGCTCTCGCCAGAAC